A portion of the Leptospira broomii serovar Hurstbridge str. 5399 genome contains these proteins:
- a CDS encoding class I SAM-dependent methyltransferase, with product MSNTTSRPEDMALAIGAKKLHEGRQFMYDAAKRYHDSFKDPKTGFFKSEYLEKRSCPVCLKDNERVIFNADGGVYVKCNECGMGYLNPVFTDDSLTKFYTGNNTVQSEVVENESDFYKKIYMKGLEALTPHTKRGAILDVGCSAGGFLDIAKSNGWDTWGVELNEAEIAYTKKKGHKAFNQMLESIEFPIKFNAITLWDVFEHIKDGHKYLKLMKRLLAPDGVIFIQVPNFHALAARVLQEKCKMFDGLEHVNLYSPVTLKVIAEKNDFEIVSMSTVISEIPIVNNYLNYEDAYLGDIPHGGKVINLIDEKLLHENYLGYKIQAVLKNGG from the coding sequence GTGAGTAATACCACAAGTAGACCTGAGGATATGGCTTTGGCAATAGGAGCCAAAAAACTCCACGAGGGCCGGCAGTTCATGTACGACGCCGCAAAACGATATCATGATTCCTTTAAAGATCCTAAAACCGGTTTTTTTAAATCAGAATATTTAGAGAAACGAAGCTGTCCTGTTTGTCTGAAGGATAACGAGAGAGTTATTTTTAACGCGGACGGAGGGGTTTACGTTAAATGCAACGAATGTGGTATGGGTTACTTAAACCCCGTTTTTACGGATGACTCGCTAACTAAATTTTATACGGGCAATAACACGGTTCAATCCGAAGTTGTCGAAAATGAAAGCGACTTCTATAAAAAAATATACATGAAAGGATTAGAAGCGTTAACCCCGCACACGAAAAGGGGAGCTATACTAGACGTGGGATGTTCGGCCGGCGGCTTTCTAGATATCGCAAAATCGAACGGTTGGGACACATGGGGTGTTGAACTCAACGAAGCCGAAATTGCTTACACTAAAAAGAAAGGCCATAAGGCATTTAATCAGATGCTTGAGAGTATTGAATTTCCGATTAAGTTTAATGCGATTACATTATGGGATGTGTTTGAACATATCAAAGATGGGCATAAATATTTAAAATTAATGAAACGCTTACTCGCACCCGACGGAGTAATTTTTATCCAAGTTCCGAATTTCCACGCTCTTGCAGCAAGGGTTTTGCAAGAAAAATGCAAGATGTTTGACGGATTGGAGCACGTTAACCTTTATTCACCCGTCACTTTAAAAGTAATCGCCGAAAAAAATGATTTTGAGATCGTCTCTATGAGTACCGTTATTTCGGAAATTCCGATAGTTAATAATTATCTTAATTACGAAGATGCATATTTGGGCGATATTCCCCACGGTGGTAAAGTAATAAACCTTATTGATGAAAAACTGCTTCACGAAAATTATCTTGGATATAAAATACAAGCGGTTCTGAAAAACGGAGGTTAA
- a CDS encoding ATP-binding protein has protein sequence MKIRLKLTLLFTALFSTLLLMFALIVYASFSNNREEEYYKRLKSQAVTKAELLLEAKVPPEALQLIYKSSPNTLFEEEIAIYDENLNLLYHDSVELDKVKETPSMFQDILEQGEIKFYTNNLQAVGLLHIHDGKKYIITAAARDGYGFAILQKLKYRLIIAYIIMVGLTLILGRLFAKQSLNPVSKLIGKVAEITATSLDSRIIVGKGKDEISELGLTFNEMLDRLEKSFKAQKEFISNISHELRTPLSAIVAELELSQNKRRTVDEYRKIIGLTLSDSKKLVRLISDLLDLAKTSYDPSAIRFRRVRIDEVLLDARSELIAKNKHYNVDLVFSDDFEQSEALTVSGNEYLVKLAFMNIMENGCKFSPDNRSQVFIKMSKNNSLIIEFKDSGIGIEKEDLPNVFNFFFRGGNGKFAEGNGIGLSLTQNIVLLHKGSISIQSKPQAGTSVKMEFTLS, from the coding sequence GTGAAAATTAGACTTAAGCTAACCTTATTATTCACAGCGCTTTTTTCCACATTGCTTTTGATGTTTGCTTTGATAGTTTATGCTTCTTTCAGCAATAATAGAGAAGAAGAATATTATAAAAGATTGAAAAGCCAAGCGGTTACGAAGGCTGAACTTCTATTGGAGGCGAAAGTTCCGCCTGAGGCGCTTCAGTTGATCTACAAAAGTTCCCCGAATACTCTTTTCGAAGAGGAGATCGCTATCTATGATGAAAATTTGAATCTATTATACCATGACTCGGTGGAATTGGACAAAGTTAAGGAAACGCCGTCCATGTTTCAGGATATTCTGGAGCAAGGCGAAATCAAATTCTATACAAATAATCTGCAAGCGGTAGGATTACTGCATATTCACGACGGAAAAAAGTATATCATAACCGCCGCGGCTAGGGACGGATACGGGTTCGCAATTCTACAAAAACTCAAGTATAGATTGATCATAGCATACATCATCATGGTCGGATTGACCTTGATTTTAGGTCGCTTATTCGCTAAGCAATCTTTAAATCCGGTGTCCAAGCTAATCGGCAAAGTCGCAGAAATTACAGCCACTAGCCTAGATTCAAGAATCATAGTCGGAAAAGGGAAGGATGAAATAAGCGAATTAGGTCTTACCTTTAATGAGATGTTAGATCGACTTGAAAAGTCGTTTAAGGCTCAAAAGGAGTTCATCTCGAATATATCGCACGAATTACGCACACCTTTGTCTGCAATCGTTGCCGAGCTGGAATTATCACAAAATAAACGGAGAACCGTCGACGAATATAGGAAAATCATAGGACTTACTTTATCCGATTCTAAAAAATTAGTTCGACTAATAAGCGACTTGCTCGACCTCGCAAAAACTAGTTATGATCCTTCCGCTATCAGGTTTAGGCGGGTTAGAATCGACGAAGTGTTGCTGGATGCAAGATCCGAATTGATCGCTAAAAATAAGCACTATAACGTCGACTTGGTTTTTAGCGACGATTTCGAGCAATCGGAGGCACTTACCGTAAGCGGAAATGAGTATCTAGTAAAATTAGCTTTCATGAATATTATGGAAAATGGATGCAAGTTTTCACCGGACAATCGATCTCAAGTTTTTATTAAAATGAGCAAGAATAACTCACTGATTATAGAATTTAAGGATAGCGGGATTGGAATTGAAAAAGAAGACCTGCCGAATGTCTTTAATTTCTTCTTTCGAGGCGGGAACGGAAAATTCGCGGAAGGAAACGGAATCGGTTTATCCCTAACGCAAAACATAGTCTTACTTCACAAAGGTTCGATAAGCATTCAGTCGAAGCCTCAGGCGGGTACGTCCGTGAAAATGGAGTTTACTTTATCTTAA